Genomic window (Deltaproteobacteria bacterium):
TTTTTCGTAATCAATTTAGTATGCATTTTTGTAATGCACCTCAAGAAGCTTTGGACCTATTAAAGCGAAAATCATTTGATTTAATAGTTGCTGATCACGCTATGCCAGACATGACTGGTGTTGAATTTCTTACGGCGGCTAAGGAGTTAGCCCCAGAAAGTGGCCGAATGATTGTTACTGGTTATCCTGATTTACCAGAGGTACGTGATGCAGACGATAGTGGTTTAACAGCAGCAGTAATTATTAAACCATGGAAGCAAGAAGAAATTCATTATTGGGTACAACATTTTTATAAAATACGTCATCAAGATCACAAGGAAACAAAGGTGCAAAGCTGCTAAAAATTTTAGGGACACCCCCTAGAACTATTGAGCGCAAGAACCTGCAGGTACGTTACCGCTAGTATTACTGGAAAGAGTATTTTTACAGCCATCCAGACTA
Coding sequences:
- a CDS encoding response regulator — protein: MTKNEQPSVLIVDDENANLEAFGRIFRNQFSMHFCNAPQEALDLLKRKSFDLIVADHAMPDMTGVEFLTAAKELAPESGRMIVTGYPDLPEVRDADDSGLTAAVIIKPWKQEEIHYWVQHFYKIRHQDHKETKVQSC